Part of the Corynebacterium efficiens YS-314 genome is shown below.
GGCCGTGCAGGCCGGCGCCGGTGTTGTGCGCGATTCCAATCCCCAGTCCGAAGCCGATGAGACACTGCACAAGGCCTATGCCGTGCTCAATGCCATCGCACTCGCCGCCGGTTCCACCCTGGAGGTCGTCCGATGACACACGTGGTCCTCATCGATAATCATGATTCCTTCGTCTACAACCTCGTCGATGCCTTCGCCGTCGCCGGGTACCGCTGCACCGTGTTCCGCAACACCGTCGACATCGAGACGGTGCTCGCCGCCGAACCGGATCTGATCTGCCTGTCACCCGGCCCCGGCTACCCGGCGGATGCGGGCAACATGATGGCGCTGCTGGACCGGGTGCTGGGTGAGATCCCGCTGCTGGGTATCTGCCTGGGTTTCCAGGCGCTCATCGAACACCACGGTGGCAAGGTGGAGCCCTGCGGCCCGGTGCACGGCACCACCGACGACATGGTGCTCACCAACGCCGGTGTCACCCACTCCGTCTTCGCCGGACTGGCCACCGATGTGGAACCGGACCGGCCGGAGCTGCCGGGTCGGTGTGTCCCGATCGGGCGTTACCACTCCCTCGGATGCGTGGAGGCCCCGAAGGGGATGATCTCCCTGTGCACGTGTTCCTCCGAGATCGGGGAGGTGATCATGGCCGCCGAGACCACCGATGAGATGGCCATCGGCCTGCAGTTCCACCCGGAGTCGGTGCTCAGCCCCACGGGCCCGATCATCCTGGGCCGGTGCGTGGACAAGCTGCTTTCCGTCAACAATAAATAGTGTAAGGATTTTTCCCATATGACCTCTGATGAAACCCTGGCCGTACTGATCAGGTACCTGGACAACCCCAACCCCACCGTTGAGGAGGCGGTGGAGGTGTTCACCCCGATGACCATCGGTGAATACGACGATGTCCACATCGCGGCCCTGCTGGCCACCATCCGCACCCGTGGTGAGACCTTCGCCGATATCGCCGGTGCCGCCAAGGCCTTCCTCAACGCCGGCCGGCCGTTCCCCGTCCCGGGCACCGGGGTGCTGGACACCGCGGGCACCGGTGGCGATGGTGCCAACACCATCAACATCACCACCGGCGCCTCCCTCGTGGCCGCCGCGGGTGGCCTCAAGGTGGTCAAGCACGGCAACCGTTCCGTGTCCTCCAAGTCCGGTTCCGCCGATGTCCTGGAGGCCCTGAACATCCCCCTGGATCTGGATCCGGAGCGCGCCCAGCGCTGGTTCGAGGCCTCCAACTTCACCTTCCTGTTCGCCCCGGCCTACAACCCGGCGATCGCCCACGCACAGCCGGTGCGCAAGGCACTGAAGGTGCCCACCATCTTCAACGTCCTGGGGCCCCTGCTGTCCCCGGTGCGCCCCGAGTTCCAGATCATGGGCGTGGCCAACCCCCGTCATGGCCAGATGCTCACCGAGGTCTTCCGCGAACTCGGCCGCACCCGCGCGCTGGTGGTCCACGGCGCCGGTACCGATGAGATCGCGGTCCACGGCACCACCCAGGTGTGGGAGCTGAAGGCGGACGGGGAGATCATCTCCTATGAGATCACCCCGGAAGAACTCGGCGTGGAACGCTGCGACCTGACCGATCTGGTCGGTGGTGACGGCGTGGAGAACGCCCGTCACATGCGCGCCATCTTCGACGGGACCGGCCCGGCCGCGCACCGCAACGCCGTGGCTGTGAACGCGGGCGCGATGTTCTACCTGAACTCCCAGGCGGACTCCCTGCGCGAGGGCACCGCCCACGCACTGTCACTCATCAATGACGGCACCGTCGCCGACTGGCTCAAGACTCACGAGGAGATTGATTACCGTGGCTAACATGCCCACCGTTCTGGAGAGCATCGTCGAGGGTCGTCGTGGACACCTCGAGGAGATCCGCGCCCGCATCGCCCATGTGGATGTGGAGGCGCTGCCCGCATCGACCCGTTCACTGTATGACTCCCTGAACCAGGGTAGGGGAGGGGCCCGCTTCATCATGGAGTGCAAGTCCGCGTCCCCCTCGCTCGGCATGATCCGTGAGCACTACCAGCCGGGTGACATCGCGCGGATCTACTCCCGCTTCGCCAGCGGCATCTCCGTGCTGTGCGAACCGGACCGTTTCGGCGGCGACTATGACCACCTGGCGACCGTTTCCGCGTCGACGCACCTGCCGGTGCTGTGCAAGGATTTCGTGATCGACAAGGTGCAGGTGCACGCCGCGCGCTACTACGGAGCGGACGCGATCCTGTTGATGCTGTCCGTGCTTGACGACGCCGCCTACACCGAACTCGCCACCGAGGCCGAGCGCTTCGGCCTGGATGTGCTCACCGAGGTGATCGACGAGGAGGAGGTGGAGCGTGCCATCAAACTGGGTGCGAAGATCTTCGGCGTCAACCACCGAAACCTCCACGACCTCTCCATCGATCTCGACCGCTCGGGGCGTCTGGCCAAGCTCATCCCGGCCGACGCGGTGCTCATCTCCGAGTCCGGTGTGCGCGACAATGAGACCGTGCGCCAGCTCGGTGGCCACTCCCATGGCTTCCTCGTGGGCTCCCAGCTGACCGGTCAGCCCGATGTGGAACTGGCCGCGCGGGAACTGGTCTACGGCACCAATAAGGTGTGCGGGCTGACCTCACCGACCGCCGCCCAGACGGCCCGGGCAGCCGGTGCGACCCACGGCGGGCTCATCTTCGAGGAAGCCTCACCCCGCAATGTTTCACGTGAAACATCCGCCAAGATCATCGCCGCGGAACCCGGTCTGCGTTATGTGGCGGTCAGCCGCCGGACCTCCGGGTACGGCGAACTGATCCAGGACGGCATCGCCGCCGTCCAGATCCACGCGCCACTGCAGGATTCCGTCGACGCGGAACTCGCTCTCGTGGACGCCGTCCGCGCCGAGGTCGGCCCCGAGGTTGAGGTTTGGCGTGCGGTGTCGATGACCTCCGAACTCGGCCCGGAGATCGCCGTGGCTCTGACCGACAAGGTCAACCGTCTCGTGCTCGATGCGCACCAGGGTGGCAGCGGCGAGTCCTTCGACTGGTCCACCATCCCGCCCGAGGTCCGTTCCTCCGCTCTGCTGGCCGGCGGCATCTCCCCGGGCAATGCGGCCGATGCCCTCTCCGTGGGCTGCGGCGGTCTGGACATCAACTCCGGTGTGGAGTACCCGGCCGGGGCAGGGGAGTGGGCGGGCGCCAAGGACGCCGGCGCGATCCTCAAGATCTTCTCCACCATCCGCACCTTCCATTACTAGGCCACTACTAAGGGTTAAATAGACACCATGACTGACAACAAGAACCTCGGCGGCAGCACGCTGTTGCCCGCCTACTTCGGTGAGTTCGGTGGACAGTTCGTCGCCGAGTCACTCCTGCCCGCGCTGGATCAGTTGGAGAAGGCCTTCGTCGATGCCACCAACCATCCTGAGTTCCGTCAGGAGCTCGCCGCCTACCTCCGCGACTACCTCGGTCGCCCGACCCCGCTGACCGAATGCTCCAACCTGCCGCTGCCGGGGCAGGGGAGGGGTTATGCGCGCATCTTCTTGAAGCGCGAGGATCTCGTGCACGGCGGTGCCCACAAGACCAACCAGGTGATCGGTCAGGCACTGCTGGCCAAGCGCATGGGCAAGACGCGCATCATCGCCGAGACCGGTGCCGGCCAGCACGGCACCGCCACCGCTCTCGCGTGCTCCCTCCTCGGCCTGGAGTGCGTGGTCTACATGGGTGCCAAGGACGTCGCCCGCCAGCAGCCCAACGTCTACCGCATGCAGCTGCACGGCGCGAAGGTGATCCCCGTGGAGTCCGGTTCCGGCACCCTCAAGGACGCCGTGAATGAGGCGCTGCGCGACTGGACCGCCACCTTCCACGAGTCCCACTACCTCCTGGGCACCGCCGCCGGACCGCACCCGTTCCCGACGATCGTGCGCGAATTCCACAAGGTGATCTCCGAGGAGGCCAAGGCGCAGATGCTCGAGCGCACCGGCAAGATGCCGGATGTCGTCGTCGCCTGCGTCGGCGGTGGCTCCAATGCCATCGGCATGTTCGCGGACTTCATCGATGAGGAGGGCGTGGAACTGGTCGGCGCCGAGCCCGCCGGGGAGGGCCTGGATTCCGGCAAGCACGGAGCCACAATCACCAATGGACAGATCGGCATCCTGCACGGCACCCGGTCCTTCCTCATGCGCAGTTCCGACGGACAGGTGGAGGAGTCCTATTCCATCTCCGCCGGGCTGGACTATCCCGGGGTGGGCCCGCAGCACGCCCACCTCCACTCAACCGGTCGCGCCACCTATGTCGGTATCACCGACGCCGAGGCGCTCATAGCGTTCCAGTACCTGGCACGCTATGAGGGCATCATCGCTGCCCTGGAGTCCTCCCACGCTCTGGCCTATGCGCTCAAGCGCGCAAAGCTCGCCGAGGAGGAGGGCAAGCAGATCACCATCCTGGTGTCGCTGTCCGGCCGTGGCGACAAGGACGTCGACCACATCCGTAGAACCCTGGAAGAAAAGCCGGAACTGATCCTCAAGGAGGAGGAGCGCTAGTGAGCCGTTACACCGACATGTTCACCCGTCTCGATGAGGCGGGGGAGGGGGCCTTCGTCCCCTTCATCATGCTCAATGACCCCAGTCCGGAAGATTCCTTCCAGATCATCTCCACCGCAATCGAGGCCGGTGCGGATGCCCTGGAGCTCGGCGTGCCGTTCTCCGATCCGGTTGCGGACGGCCCCACCGTGGCCGAGTCACACCTGCGCGCACTCGATGGTGGCTCCACCGTGGATTCCTGCCTGGCGCTGATCGCCCGTGTGCGTGAGGCCTACCCGGAGATCCCCATCGGCATGCTCATCTACGGCAACGTGCCCTTCACCCGCGGACTGGACAAGTTCTACCGCGAGTTCGCCGAGGCCGGTGCGGATTCCATCCTGCTGCCCGACGTCCCCGTCCGCGAGGGCGCACCCTTCATCCAGGCCGCCGAGGGCGCGGGCATCGACCCCATCTTCATCGCCCCGGCGCAGGCCTCGGAGACCACCCTGGAGGGTGTCAGCGCAGCCTCCAAGGGTTACATCTACGCCATCTCCCGTGACGGTGTCACCGGCACCGAGCGCGAATCCTCCACCACCGGCCTGACGGACGTGGTGGACAACATCAAGCGTTTCGGTGGCGCACCGATCCTCCTGGGCTTCGGTATTTCCTCCCCGAAGCACGTGGCGGATGCGATCGCAGCGGGTGCCGCGGGAGCCATCACCGGCTCCGCGATCACCAAGATCATCGCCTCCCACTGCGAGGGTGAACACCCGAACCCCTCCACCATCACGGACCCCGAGGGCCTGCGGAAGGAACTGACCGAGTTCATCTCTGCCATGAAGGCAGCGACGAAGAAGCAGTAACCCACCCGGACTGCACCGGCGATGTTTCACGTGAAACATCGCCGGTTTTTCTTTCCCACCGCGCGCCCGCGCTCCCGGCACCCACCCCGGCTGCTGGGGGAGGGGGGCGTCGTCACGCATCTCCCGTGCGTGGTCGGGAACAGGTTGAATGGAGAGCATGAGCCCTCCTGCAATTCAGGTACAGAACTTGGTCAAGAAATTCGGACGCTTCGCGGCCGTGGATGGTCTCTCGCTCACGGTGGAGCGGGGGAGTATCCACGGTTTCCTCGGCCCCAACGGGTCCGGGAAATCCACCACCATCCGTACCCTCATCGGGGTGCTGACGCCAACCTCCGGCACCGTGGAGGTGCTCGGGGAGAACCCTCTCAAGCACCCGTCGGTGCTCAAACGGATCGGTTATGTTCCCGGTGATGCAGCCCTGTGGCCGAATCTCACCGGCCGGGAGGTCTTCCGCGCGCTGGAGGCGCTGCGGGGTCTGCCCGTCGACCGTGACCGGGAGGATGAGCTGATCGAGGTGTTCCATCTGGATGCCGACAAGAAGGTCCGTGAATACTCCACCGGCAACAGACGGAAGGTAGGTCTCATCGCCGCGTTCGCACCCGAGCCGGAACTGCTCATCCTGGACGAGCCGACCTCCGGGCTGGATCCGCTCATGGAGAACGTCTTCGTGAAGGAGGTGCGCGACTACCGCGACCGGGGTGGATCGGTTCTGCTCAGCAGCCACATCCTCAGCGAGGTGGAAACGCTGTGTGATTACGTGACGGTGATCAAGGATGGCCAGTCGGTGGCCTCCAATGAGGTGAGCTATCTCCGACATATCTCCGCCCACCGGATCACCGCGACCATCCCCGCCGTCCCACCCGAACTGGGCAACCACCCGGAACTCGACTTCGACGGCCAGCATCTCAGCCTGACCACCGAGGCGGCCTCCGTGCCGGAGATCCTCCGGGTGATCATCGACGGTGGGGGACAGGACATCATCAGCACCCCGGCCTCCCTCGAGGAGATCTTCCTGCGCCACTACGGACAGGAGACCTCATGACCACCCAGCTGATCCGATTGAATCTCCGGCTGAACCGCACCACCATCATCTGGTGGAGCCTGGGCCTGTGGGCATTCCTGGCTCTCACCCCACCGGCCTATCTGCGTTACTATCCCACCCTCGCCGACCGCGAGGGGCTTGTCGACGGGATGCGCGACAACATGGGCACCCGCGCGATGTACGGCATCTTTCCCGAACCGGGCACCATCGGCCAGTTCACCACCTGGGAGACAGGTGCGTGGATGATGGTGCTCGCCGCGGCCATGGCCGTCCTGCTCATCACCGCGATGCACCGCGGGGCGGAGGCGAAGGGGGAGGCCGAACTCATCCAGTCGGCCGGGCTGCCGCGCTCGAAGATCATCCTCGCGGCACTGGTGGCCTCCCACCTCGTGGCACTCATGGTCGGCGTGGTCAGCATCCTCATCCTCATCGCCCTGCACTACCTCAGCACCGATGAGATCTCCATCGAGGGTGCCGTCACCTACGGCCTGATGACCACCATGATCATGTCCGCCTTCATCGGCCTGACCAGTATCCTGCAGGCACTGTGGGGCAACCCGATCAACCTCGCGCGTCTGGGGCTGCTCGCCGTGGCGGTGTCCTTCCTCGTGCGGATGTTCGCCGATGCCTACGATTCAGTCTCGGCGACGGTGTTCAACTGGATCTCCCCACTGGGGTGGCGCGCGCAGATCATGCCCTTCACCGATGATGACTGGTCGGCCCTGGCGATCGCGGCGGGCATCGCGGTGGCGTTGACGCTCATCGCCCTGGGGTTGGACACCCGCCGTGGTTTCAACTCCTCACTCATCCCGCAGCGCACCTCCCGGGAGCGGGCACCACGACGCATCCGGGGTCTACTCTCACTCAACCTGTTGACCCACCGGGGTGCGGTGCTCGCGTGGTCGGTCACCACCGGTGTCATCATCGTCTGCATCCTGCCACTGGTGGATTCGCTGATCCCACTGATTGAGCAGAATGACCCCACCCTCAATGTGCTCCAGCAGCTGATGCCCACGGAGGATCTGCAGAGTGAGTTCATCGTCTACATCTTCCAGATGGTGGCGGTGATGGTGTCCGTGGCGGTCGTGCAGCCACTGGTGACCTATGTGGGGCAGGAGCGCATTAGGCTTGTCGACGCCATGCGTGCGGTCGGCACGCCCCGGTGGGCGCCCCTGTGGGGAGCCGTCGCAACGGCACTGCTGAGCGGGGTGGCGTGCGTGGTGCTGGGCATCCTCGGCGGTTTCATCGCCCTGCGACTCCAGGATGGGGAGGTGGTGGACGGGCACGCCTTGGTTCTCGCCTCGGGTGGGTCCATGTTCCTGCAGACCATCATCTTCACCGGCATCGCAACCGCCCTGGCCGGATGGTTCCCGCGGGCCATCCACCTGTCCTGGCTTCCGGTGGTGACCGCCGGCGTGGTCTCCATCCTGGGCCCGCTGTTCGAGCTCACCCCGGAGCAGATCGACCTGTCACCACTATCCCACACCATGACCCCGTCGGGGGAGAATCTGGGCACACTCGCCGTCTTCACCGGCCTCGGGATTCTCGGGATCATCCTCGGCCTGATCGGGGCGCAGCGCCGGGAGATCCGCTGACCCACCCGCCCTTCCGGACCCCCGGTGTGTTGCTGCAGTGTGGTGTTGCAGACATCCGGGGGTCTTCTCTTGGTTCTTGGCGCAGGCACGGGTGATACTGGGAGCATGAATACATCCCTCCCAGCATGCAGTCGTCGCACCTTCCTCCTGGGCACCGCCACCACCTTCGCCGGGGCATTCCTGGCCGCGTGTGGTAGCAACCCACCCAAGGAGATTGAAGCCACCGAGGTCCCGGTGGGCAGTGCGGTGATCCTCGGTTCGGTCATCATCGCCCAGCCCACCGAAGGTGAGTTCGTGGCCTATTCCTCCGCATGCCCCCACCAGGGACAGTTCATCACCAAGGTGGAGGGTGATGTGGTGACGTGCACCAAGCACAACTCCAAGTTCTCCATCATGGATGGTTCCCTCATCTCGGGGCCGGCCACCTCGGGTCTGCGCGAGGCGAACCTCACGCAGGAGGGAGATACCCTGAGCGCCTCGGTGGTCTGATTCTCCGCGCAATAAGTAGAGGGCGATGTTTCACGTGAAACATCGCCCTCTTTTCTAGCTGCCCCGGAGGCTTTAGACCGTCACCTTCTCCGGCCACACACCACGCCAATAGGACGCGGGGTAGGGGATCTCCTCGTTGGGCAGGCCCAGTTCATGGGCCGCGCGCAGAGGCCAGGATGGGTCGCGGAGGACGGCCCGGCCGAGGCTGATGATGTCGGCGAGCCCGTCGTCGAGAAGCTCCTGCGCCTGGGCGGGCTCGGTGATGAGACCGACCGCGGAGGTCGGGATGCCTACCTCGCGCTTGACCCGGGCGGCGAAGTCGACCTGGTAGCCCGGGCCCACCGGGATGCGGGCGGGTGCGGCACCGCCGGTGGAGATGTCCACGGCATCCACGCCCAGACCCTTGAGGATCTCCACGAGACGAACCGTCTGATCCGCATCCCAGGACGGCTCATCGTCGATCCAGTCGGTGGCGGACAAACGCACCACAAGGGGCATCTCCTCGGGGATGGTCGCGCGCACGGCCGTGACCACCTCGCGGATGAGGCGGGTGCGGTTGTCGAAGGAGCCACCGTAATCGTCGGTGCGCTTGTTGGCCAGGGGAGTGAGGAACTGGTGGAGGAGGTACCCGTGGGCACCGTGGATCTCGATGGAATCGAACCCGGCTTCCACAGCACGGCGCGAAGCAGCGGCGAAATCCTCAACCACCTTCCGGATATCCGCCAGGGTCATTTCCTCGGGCACGTCCAGCCCCTTCTGCGCCACGGCGCTGGGGCCGAGGATCCGCCAACCACCCTCCGCCACCGGGACGGTTCCGCTCGGATTGCCTGGAAGCCACGGGTAGGTGCCCGCCTTACGTCCGGCGTGGTTGAGCTGCACACCCATCGGCGCCCCCTGGGTGTGGGCGAAGTCGGTGATGCGCTTCCAGGCGTGCACCTGCTCGTCATTCCACAGTCCGGTGCAGGCGGGGGAGATCCGCCCCTCGGGGCTCACTCCGGTGGCCTCGGCGATGATGAGCCCGAAGCCTCCTGCCGCGCGGGCACCGTAGTGCACCAGGTGCCAGTCATTGGGCACGCCGTCCCCGGTGGTCACCTGGTACTGGCACATGGGCGCCATCCACACCCGGTTGCGGACGGTGAGGCCACGGAGCTGGAGAGGGGAGAAGAGTGAAGTCATGATGTCGACGATAGTCCACCGGATCTCCCAGCGGGAAGCAGGGAGCACAGAAAAATGGTGAAAATGGGTGAAAATCGTCCAGCGATCGCAGTTTCCAAACTACCCCGGAGTATGGACACACAACATCACAGTGACGTAAATAAACGCTACAGAGAATGATCAACCAACAATAGGAAAATAGATTATCCATTGGATAAAAAGTGGGTCGACCCCATTATGGGAATCTCTGCAGAATGTAAACCCAATCATGGGAACTGCCTGTTCGGCATTGCCGCAGGTCATACTTTAGTGGGGGAATCCAATAATTGGTTTCCTCACCAAAAACACCGAACTTCTGGCGCCATCAGCATGTCCGCCAACTCCACGACGGGCCCGGGACTCACCCTACGCGATCAACGACATCACCCACCAGCCCCCTGCAAACTGCTGGATGCATGCACAGACAAATCCTCTGACGCACTGAAGTGAACACTACATGACGCACCCGGATCACCTTCGGACGGGGGAGCCTGGGCGACCCCCTCTGCAAGGATCCCGGATGCCCTCAGCCGCACTCCACCGGTCACCAGCGGGGGCCGTACACTAAACCACATGCTTGCACGCCTGAAACGGTTGGATCCGTTAATCGTCCTGATCATTCTGGCGGTCATCATTGCCATCATCGTGCCGGCGAGGGGAACATTCGCCGAATGGTTCGATGTGGCGGTGAAGATCGCCATCGCCCTGTTGTTCTTCCTCTATGGAGCACGCCTGTCCACGCAGGAGGCCCTCAACGGTCTGAAGCACTGGCGACTCCACCTGACCATCCTCGCCATCACCTTTGTCATCTTCCCGGTGATCGGTGTGGGCCTGGAGCCGCTGCTGTTCTTCATCTCCGAGGATCTCTACATGGGTATCCTCTTCCTCACGCTGGTGCCGTCCACCGTGCAGTCGTCGGTAGCGTTCACCTCGATCGCGAAGGGCAATATCGCCGGCTCCATCGTGGCGGCATCACTGTCGAACCTGGCGGGTGTGTTCTTCACCCCGCTGCTGGTGATGCTGCTCATGACCTCCGGTGGGAGGGCGGGGGTGGATCTGCAGGTGTTCGTGGACATCTCCATCCAGCTGTTGCTGCCGTTCATCCTGGGCCAGGTGGCCCGGCGGTGGGTCAAGGGGTTCGCCGCGAACAAGGCCACCAAGATCGTCGACCGCGGATCCATCGCCATGGTGGTCTACTCGGCGTTCTCCGCCGGCATGGTCGCGGGTGTCTGGTACACGATCAGCGTGTGGGAGATCGTCTTCCTCATTGTGTTCTCCATTGCGCTGGTGGTGGCGATGCTGTGGCTGTCCATGTTCATCGCCACGCGCTTCGGCTTCAACCGCGGTGATTCCATCGCCATCCAGTTCTGCGGCACCAAGAAGTCCCTGGCCACCGGCCTGCCCATGGCTGCGGTCATCTTCGGCGGGGCGAATGTGGGTCTGCTCATCCTGCCGCTGATGATCTTCCACCAGATCCAGCTCATGATCTGTGCCTGGCTGGCCGCGCGTTATGGCCGCGATGCGCAGGAGCAGAAGGCCCACGCCTCCGCATAGATTCCACCCAGGACGACCACCATTTCCACACGGCAACACCCACGACCCACGTGGGGGTTGCCGTTTCTGCGTTTGCGCGCCCCTTGCTCGTCCCCATAGCTTGTCGACGCCTGACACCCCCCGTTTTTCCTCCTCACCCACCACCTGGTGTTACGGTTTTTGCTGAAGGTGTACCCCACCAGTTGCCCCCCATGATTGTTTCCCGTGACTGTTTCCCAGAAAGCCTCCACACCATGACAACGCCAGCAACCCCTACCCGCCAGACCCTCCTTGACGCCTACTTCGGTGAATATGGTGGACAGTTCGTCCCGGAGGTTCTCCTCCCGGCGCTCGATGAGTTGGAGCGGGCCTATGTGGAGGCCCTGGAGGATCCCACGTTCCAGCAGGAACTGGATGATCTCTACACCAATTACCTCGGCCGCCCCACCCCGATCACCGAGTGCGCCAACCTGCCGCTCGAGGGGCAGGGGAGGGGTACCGCGCGGATCTTCCTCAAGCGGGAGGATCTGGTCCACGGTGGTGCGCACAAGGGCAACCAGACCATCGGGCAGGCACTGCTGGCCAAGCGCCTGGGTAAGACCCGTCTCATCGCGGAGACCGGCGCCGGTCAGCATGGCACCGCCACCGCAATGGTGGCAGCTCTGTTCGGGATGAAGTGCACCGTCTACATGGGTGCCAAGGATGTCGCCCGTCAGCAGCCGAATGTCTACCGCATGCGACTGATGGGTGCGGAGGTGGTCGCGGTGGATGAGCAGTCCGGCAACGGCCTGAGCTCCGCAATCGATGTGGCCATCAACGACTGGGTGAACAACCTGGAGGACAC
Proteins encoded:
- the trpA gene encoding tryptophan synthase subunit alpha, whose protein sequence is MSRYTDMFTRLDEAGEGAFVPFIMLNDPSPEDSFQIISTAIEAGADALELGVPFSDPVADGPTVAESHLRALDGGSTVDSCLALIARVREAYPEIPIGMLIYGNVPFTRGLDKFYREFAEAGADSILLPDVPVREGAPFIQAAEGAGIDPIFIAPAQASETTLEGVSAASKGYIYAISRDGVTGTERESSTTGLTDVVDNIKRFGGAPILLGFGISSPKHVADAIAAGAAGAITGSAITKIIASHCEGEHPNPSTITDPEGLRKELTEFISAMKAATKKQ
- the trpCF gene encoding bifunctional indole-3-glycerol-phosphate synthase TrpC/phosphoribosylanthranilate isomerase TrpF, whose protein sequence is MTVANMPTVLESIVEGRRGHLEEIRARIAHVDVEALPASTRSLYDSLNQGRGGARFIMECKSASPSLGMIREHYQPGDIARIYSRFASGISVLCEPDRFGGDYDHLATVSASTHLPVLCKDFVIDKVQVHAARYYGADAILLMLSVLDDAAYTELATEAERFGLDVLTEVIDEEEVERAIKLGAKIFGVNHRNLHDLSIDLDRSGRLAKLIPADAVLISESGVRDNETVRQLGGHSHGFLVGSQLTGQPDVELAARELVYGTNKVCGLTSPTAAQTARAAGATHGGLIFEEASPRNVSRETSAKIIAAEPGLRYVAVSRRTSGYGELIQDGIAAVQIHAPLQDSVDAELALVDAVRAEVGPEVEVWRAVSMTSELGPEIAVALTDKVNRLVLDAHQGGSGESFDWSTIPPEVRSSALLAGGISPGNAADALSVGCGGLDINSGVEYPAGAGEWAGAKDAGAILKIFSTIRTFHY
- a CDS encoding bile acid:sodium symporter family protein translates to MLARLKRLDPLIVLIILAVIIAIIVPARGTFAEWFDVAVKIAIALLFFLYGARLSTQEALNGLKHWRLHLTILAITFVIFPVIGVGLEPLLFFISEDLYMGILFLTLVPSTVQSSVAFTSIAKGNIAGSIVAASLSNLAGVFFTPLLVMLLMTSGGRAGVDLQVFVDISIQLLLPFILGQVARRWVKGFAANKATKIVDRGSIAMVVYSAFSAGMVAGVWYTISVWEIVFLIVFSIALVVAMLWLSMFIATRFGFNRGDSIAIQFCGTKKSLATGLPMAAVIFGGANVGLLILPLMIFHQIQLMICAWLAARYGRDAQEQKAHASA
- a CDS encoding ABC transporter ATP-binding protein — encoded protein: MSPPAIQVQNLVKKFGRFAAVDGLSLTVERGSIHGFLGPNGSGKSTTIRTLIGVLTPTSGTVEVLGENPLKHPSVLKRIGYVPGDAALWPNLTGREVFRALEALRGLPVDRDREDELIEVFHLDADKKVREYSTGNRRKVGLIAAFAPEPELLILDEPTSGLDPLMENVFVKEVRDYRDRGGSVLLSSHILSEVETLCDYVTVIKDGQSVASNEVSYLRHISAHRITATIPAVPPELGNHPELDFDGQHLSLTTEAASVPEILRVIIDGGGQDIISTPASLEEIFLRHYGQETS
- the trpD gene encoding anthranilate phosphoribosyltransferase, with translation MTSDETLAVLIRYLDNPNPTVEEAVEVFTPMTIGEYDDVHIAALLATIRTRGETFADIAGAAKAFLNAGRPFPVPGTGVLDTAGTGGDGANTINITTGASLVAAAGGLKVVKHGNRSVSSKSGSADVLEALNIPLDLDPERAQRWFEASNFTFLFAPAYNPAIAHAQPVRKALKVPTIFNVLGPLLSPVRPEFQIMGVANPRHGQMLTEVFRELGRTRALVVHGAGTDEIAVHGTTQVWELKADGEIISYEITPEELGVERCDLTDLVGGDGVENARHMRAIFDGTGPAAHRNAVAVNAGAMFYLNSQADSLREGTAHALSLINDGTVADWLKTHEEIDYRG
- a CDS encoding Rieske (2Fe-2S) protein, with product MNTSLPACSRRTFLLGTATTFAGAFLAACGSNPPKEIEATEVPVGSAVILGSVIIAQPTEGEFVAYSSACPHQGQFITKVEGDVVTCTKHNSKFSIMDGSLISGPATSGLREANLTQEGDTLSASVV
- a CDS encoding NADH:flavin oxidoreductase/NADH oxidase, with the translated sequence MTSLFSPLQLRGLTVRNRVWMAPMCQYQVTTGDGVPNDWHLVHYGARAAGGFGLIIAEATGVSPEGRISPACTGLWNDEQVHAWKRITDFAHTQGAPMGVQLNHAGRKAGTYPWLPGNPSGTVPVAEGGWRILGPSAVAQKGLDVPEEMTLADIRKVVEDFAAASRRAVEAGFDSIEIHGAHGYLLHQFLTPLANKRTDDYGGSFDNRTRLIREVVTAVRATIPEEMPLVVRLSATDWIDDEPSWDADQTVRLVEILKGLGVDAVDISTGGAAPARIPVGPGYQVDFAARVKREVGIPTSAVGLITEPAQAQELLDDGLADIISLGRAVLRDPSWPLRAAHELGLPNEEIPYPASYWRGVWPEKVTV
- a CDS encoding anthranilate synthase component II — its product is MTHVVLIDNHDSFVYNLVDAFAVAGYRCTVFRNTVDIETVLAAEPDLICLSPGPGYPADAGNMMALLDRVLGEIPLLGICLGFQALIEHHGGKVEPCGPVHGTTDDMVLTNAGVTHSVFAGLATDVEPDRPELPGRCVPIGRYHSLGCVEAPKGMISLCTCSSEIGEVIMAAETTDEMAIGLQFHPESVLSPTGPIILGRCVDKLLSVNNK
- the trpB gene encoding tryptophan synthase subunit beta; this translates as MTDNKNLGGSTLLPAYFGEFGGQFVAESLLPALDQLEKAFVDATNHPEFRQELAAYLRDYLGRPTPLTECSNLPLPGQGRGYARIFLKREDLVHGGAHKTNQVIGQALLAKRMGKTRIIAETGAGQHGTATALACSLLGLECVVYMGAKDVARQQPNVYRMQLHGAKVIPVESGSGTLKDAVNEALRDWTATFHESHYLLGTAAGPHPFPTIVREFHKVISEEAKAQMLERTGKMPDVVVACVGGGSNAIGMFADFIDEEGVELVGAEPAGEGLDSGKHGATITNGQIGILHGTRSFLMRSSDGQVEESYSISAGLDYPGVGPQHAHLHSTGRATYVGITDAEALIAFQYLARYEGIIAALESSHALAYALKRAKLAEEEGKQITILVSLSGRGDKDVDHIRRTLEEKPELILKEEER